The sequence TATACACAGGAATTTACTCAAGGGCGGCATATTTATGTATCCTGCAACTACCTCAGCCCTCAAAGGCAAATTAAGATTGCTCTATGAATGTAACCCTATGGCTTTTATTGTTGAACAGGCGGGTGGAAAAGCCACCGATGGTAGGGGAAATAGAATACTGGAAATCAAGCCCAAAGAATTGCACCAACGTGTGCCGGTATTTTTGGGCTCAGCTACAATGGTTGACAAAGTGGAAAGCTTCCTGGCTCAGGAGCAGGAAAAGGTTTAATGACCAAAGACAAAGCTATTCAAACAATCCTTTTTCGTTTTTCACAAAACCTTCATCCACTAAAAGATCTTTGCTCAAAGCAGCTTCAACAGCCAATTCATCGCAGCGTTCGTTCATGGGGTGGTCATTGTGGCCTTTGATCCATTCAAGCCTCACCCTGTGTTTTCTGTAAATATTTAAGAAGCGTTTCCACAAATCAGGATTTTTCTTTCCTTTAAACTGCTTTTTCTCCCAGCCAAAAACCCAGCCCTTTTCTACTGCATCTACTACATATTTTGAGTCTGAAATAACTTTAACCCTTGAATTTGGAAGTTTTAATGCTTCCAGTCCAACAATAACTGCCAAAAGCTCCATGCGATTGTTGGTGGTACATTTATAGCCCTGGCTCAGTTCTTTATAATATTTTCCGGCTTTTAGAATAGTGCCATATCCCCCCGGTCCGGGATTTCCTCGTGATGCACCATCGGTGTATATTTCTATAAGTGGGTTTTCATTCATAATTTGTGCCTCTTCAAAGCAAAGATGCTAAAATATGCGTAAAACGAATGCAGGGCTATTTTGGAGTGGAGGGAAGGATGTTTTTATGTATATTGGTGTAAAGCGAAATTATTTTATGCTCGGGGGAGATATCAGTTCTTATTTAAAAATTCTTTTGGTGTGAAGATTGGTATTAAACTGTTTTTGAAGTCACTCTTATTTCTTGTAATAATTGCTTCAAT is a genomic window of Chitinophagales bacterium containing:
- the rnhA gene encoding ribonuclease HI, producing MNENPLIEIYTDGASRGNPGPGGYGTILKAGKYYKELSQGYKCTTNNRMELLAVIVGLEALKLPNSRVKVISDSKYVVDAVEKGWVFGWEKKQFKGKKNPDLWKRFLNIYRKHRVRLEWIKGHNDHPMNERCDELAVEAALSKDLLVDEGFVKNEKGLFE